From a region of the Nonlabens dokdonensis DSW-6 genome:
- a CDS encoding leucyl/phenylalanyl-tRNA--protein transferase: MRYKVLWIFIVLAFAKAEYTIAQSTQKIEREEKISKALFPKNAITFVETIGNSRKKVNFYRETDGDKISYEAKLKYQNRKYSIEFDANGTLEDVEIDVRKRKINKASFAQIEQYLDTIARKYRIEKVQEQYVGKNKTAPQIADKIAQKSVDNYEIIVAFKNNRKIYRREYLFDKNGNFISKRDIKRQEYDFILF; the protein is encoded by the coding sequence ATGAGGTATAAAGTTTTATGGATTTTTATTGTTCTCGCTTTCGCGAAAGCGGAATACACAATAGCACAATCAACTCAAAAAATAGAGCGCGAGGAAAAAATATCGAAAGCGCTATTTCCAAAAAATGCCATAACGTTTGTGGAAACCATAGGAAATTCAAGAAAAAAAGTGAATTTCTATCGAGAAACTGATGGCGACAAGATCAGTTATGAGGCCAAATTAAAATATCAAAATCGTAAGTACAGTATTGAATTTGACGCAAATGGAACATTAGAAGATGTAGAAATAGATGTGCGTAAAAGAAAAATCAATAAAGCATCTTTTGCTCAAATAGAGCAATATCTAGACACTATCGCTAGAAAATACCGCATCGAGAAAGTCCAAGAGCAATACGTTGGAAAAAATAAAACGGCTCCCCAAATTGCAGATAAAATTGCACAAAAAAGTGTAGACAATTATGAAATCATCGTCGCCTTTAAAAACAATAGGAAGATTTACCGCCGGGAATATCTCTTTGATAAAAACGGAAACTTTATAAGTAAACGTGACATTAAAAGACAGGAATATGATTTCATTTTATTCTAG
- a CDS encoding nuclear transport factor 2 family protein, giving the protein MKNFLLLFSAILLASCASKQPLNTAAVEQSIDAWHEAAAQANFDKYFNLMTDDAVFIGTDATENWQLEEFKTFSKPYFDKGKAWSFTSLERNIYSANGWVYFDELLDTQMGICRGSGVMRMQDGKWKVAHYVLSIAVPNDNVSSLTAMKKTWDENYIKELKAQ; this is encoded by the coding sequence ATGAAAAATTTTCTTCTCTTATTTAGCGCTATCCTATTGGCAAGTTGTGCCTCAAAACAACCTTTAAATACTGCTGCCGTAGAGCAGTCTATAGACGCCTGGCACGAGGCTGCAGCTCAAGCAAACTTTGATAAGTACTTCAATCTTATGACTGACGACGCCGTTTTTATAGGCACTGATGCCACTGAAAACTGGCAACTAGAAGAGTTTAAAACTTTCTCAAAACCTTATTTTGATAAAGGAAAAGCTTGGTCTTTTACTTCATTAGAGCGTAATATTTACTCGGCAAACGGTTGGGTTTATTTTGATGAATTATTAGATACGCAAATGGGAATTTGTCGTGGTAGTGGCGTTATGAGGATGCAAGACGGCAAATGGAAAGTCGCGCACTATGTTCTATCTATAGCAGTTCCTAATGATAACGTGAGCTCGCTTACAGCAATGAAAAAAACTTGGGATGAGAATTATATCAAAGAATTAAAAGCACAATAA
- a CDS encoding alpha/beta hydrolase family protein produces the protein MKNLLYFFVLSICFTTFGQKRALTHNDYDLWKRAASREISPSGNLVAISVVTSTGAGNGYLEIHNISGDTKHTFLNGIDPQISADEKYIYFLQKPEYEELRKEKKDEVDKAKQSKNTFMVYEVASGTIIDSIQRVKKYTASDKRNEFLILEKYKDLKPEKKKDTTEIKAEEPLKETKREKRRRLKREKEEAEKKAKEEKENSKEEVEKVDYTEDDYLIVYLPATKAKDSIDSFKDYQMPREGNGFIYSREQGKKKKDHGVYYYDATSRTSTTLLETAWRYKDLSIDKYGKQLAYKVAMDSTEIDSLKYELYYQKDKDAFTRQLAYGEGNIKNGWTLTDKRKARFSENGKRLMFYTQPKIEYTIDTTLMDDEIAQVDVWNYKDRMTQPEQKTRISSLERQSSTIIWDTEKESIQFFNDYDMRDTDWDDDMEGNYVIYANNDKYDIARSWDYPWRSDYLVENLKTRSKKFIINNSGSSPIRNPENTHVIYFNFDTQDWHMMNLETQIGKNLTKFLDVSFADEDDDHPSLANAHGFGGFDKDGFALVYDKYDIWKLDPTGEATPVNMTQSGRKNKITYRTETLDRENRDLATYFNNKLLLSAFDHRTKANSLMLLGANGIGPLYEVSDRNVTAFAKAENADALLITSGNFQDYPDIEYVTPKLKKPLTDINPQEEDFKWGTVELFEWKAYDEVPLEGLIYKPANFDPNKKYPMIVYFYEKYADRLHSYRSPLPSASTVNFAYLASNDYVVFVPDVVYKDGHPGESAYNCIVSGTEAVEKLGYVDSTKMALQGQSWGGYQTAYLVTRTNKYAAAMAGAPVSNMTSAYGGIRWGSGLSRAFQYEKTQTRIGKNLWEGLDLYIENSPLFHIPKIETPLLMMHNDADGAVPYYQGIEMFMGMRRLGKPSWLLVYNDEAHNLRETKNRRDLSIRMMQFFDHYLKGAPAPVWMTNGLSRDRKGKQTGYELDPLTTKRK, from the coding sequence ATGAAAAACCTTCTCTACTTCTTCGTTTTAAGTATTTGTTTTACAACTTTTGGGCAAAAAAGAGCGCTTACTCATAATGACTACGACTTATGGAAGCGCGCTGCAAGCAGGGAAATCTCCCCAAGTGGTAATCTAGTTGCCATAAGTGTAGTCACATCTACTGGTGCTGGTAACGGCTATTTAGAAATTCACAATATATCTGGTGATACAAAACACACGTTCTTAAACGGTATCGATCCACAAATAAGTGCCGATGAGAAATATATCTATTTTCTTCAAAAACCAGAATATGAAGAACTACGCAAAGAGAAAAAAGACGAAGTAGATAAAGCCAAGCAATCCAAAAACACCTTTATGGTTTATGAAGTGGCCAGTGGAACTATTATAGATTCTATACAACGAGTAAAAAAATATACCGCTAGTGATAAACGCAACGAATTTCTTATTCTAGAAAAGTACAAAGACCTCAAACCTGAAAAGAAAAAAGATACTACTGAAATAAAAGCAGAAGAACCTTTAAAAGAAACTAAAAGAGAAAAAAGACGCCGATTAAAAAGAGAAAAGGAGGAAGCAGAAAAAAAGGCCAAAGAAGAAAAAGAAAACTCAAAAGAAGAAGTTGAAAAAGTAGATTATACTGAAGATGATTATTTGATTGTATACCTACCTGCAACCAAAGCAAAAGACAGCATTGATAGTTTTAAAGATTATCAAATGCCACGTGAAGGAAATGGTTTTATTTATTCTCGAGAGCAGGGAAAAAAGAAAAAGGATCATGGCGTTTACTACTATGATGCTACCAGTAGGACCTCAACAACTTTATTAGAAACCGCATGGCGGTACAAAGATCTTTCTATAGATAAGTACGGTAAACAGCTTGCTTACAAAGTCGCCATGGACAGTACAGAAATTGATTCTTTAAAATACGAACTGTATTATCAAAAAGATAAAGATGCTTTTACAAGACAACTGGCCTACGGAGAAGGAAACATCAAAAATGGCTGGACACTTACTGATAAAAGAAAAGCACGATTTTCTGAAAATGGAAAACGCTTGATGTTTTACACACAACCCAAAATTGAATACACCATAGACACAACTTTAATGGATGACGAGATTGCTCAAGTGGACGTCTGGAATTATAAAGATCGCATGACACAACCAGAACAAAAGACTCGTATTTCTAGTTTAGAAAGACAATCCTCAACTATTATCTGGGATACTGAAAAAGAATCTATTCAGTTTTTCAATGATTATGATATGAGAGATACCGATTGGGACGATGATATGGAAGGCAATTATGTTATTTATGCAAACAACGATAAATATGACATAGCAAGGTCATGGGATTATCCTTGGAGATCTGACTATCTGGTAGAAAACCTAAAGACGCGTAGTAAAAAATTTATCATCAACAATTCTGGAAGTTCGCCTATAAGAAATCCAGAAAATACGCACGTGATTTATTTCAATTTTGATACCCAAGATTGGCATATGATGAATTTAGAAACTCAAATAGGTAAGAACCTCACTAAATTCTTAGATGTAAGCTTTGCAGACGAAGATGACGATCATCCATCGCTAGCAAATGCACATGGATTTGGAGGCTTTGATAAAGATGGATTTGCTCTCGTATATGATAAATATGATATCTGGAAGCTGGATCCTACCGGAGAAGCTACACCTGTTAATATGACTCAATCAGGTCGTAAAAACAAGATCACCTATCGCACAGAAACACTCGATAGAGAAAACCGTGACCTTGCTACCTATTTTAATAATAAGTTATTGCTCTCAGCCTTTGATCATCGTACAAAAGCAAACTCTTTAATGTTACTTGGTGCAAATGGAATAGGGCCGTTATATGAGGTGAGCGATCGTAATGTTACCGCTTTCGCGAAAGCGGAAAACGCAGACGCTTTATTGATCACATCAGGAAATTTTCAAGATTACCCAGATATAGAATACGTGACTCCAAAACTTAAAAAACCACTTACGGATATCAATCCGCAGGAGGAAGATTTCAAATGGGGAACGGTAGAATTGTTTGAATGGAAAGCTTACGATGAGGTTCCATTAGAAGGGCTTATTTACAAGCCCGCTAATTTTGATCCTAACAAAAAGTACCCAATGATTGTTTATTTCTATGAAAAATATGCCGATAGACTTCATAGTTACCGATCTCCTTTGCCTAGTGCGAGTACGGTGAATTTTGCCTACCTAGCTAGTAATGATTATGTGGTTTTTGTACCAGATGTCGTGTATAAAGACGGACATCCTGGAGAAAGTGCTTACAATTGCATCGTTTCTGGAACCGAAGCTGTGGAAAAATTAGGATATGTAGATTCCACTAAAATGGCTTTACAAGGTCAAAGTTGGGGTGGTTATCAAACCGCTTATTTAGTAACACGTACCAATAAATATGCTGCGGCTATGGCGGGCGCACCAGTTTCAAATATGACTAGCGCTTATGGTGGTATACGCTGGGGAAGCGGTTTAAGCCGTGCTTTTCAATATGAAAAAACGCAAACTAGAATAGGTAAAAACCTATGGGAAGGACTGGATTTGTATATAGAGAACTCGCCTTTGTTTCATATTCCTAAAATAGAAACACCGCTGCTCATGATGCATAATGATGCAGATGGTGCCGTACCCTATTATCAAGGTATAGAAATGTTCATGGGAATGCGTAGATTAGGAAAACCGTCTTGGTTGCTTGTTTATAATGACGAGGCTCACAACCTAAGAGAAACTAAAAATAGAAGGGATTTATCTATAAGAATGATGCAGTTCTTCGATCATTATCTTAAAGGCGCACCAGCTCCAGTATGGATGACAAATGGCTTATCTAGAGATAGAAAAGGGAAGCAAACTGGTTATGAATTAGATCCTTTAACAACTAAAAGAAAGTAA
- a CDS encoding DNA-3-methyladenine glycosylase I, which translates to MKKHKCGWCLGDDLYEAYHDQEWGKPVYDDQTLFEFLILETMQAGLSWITILRKRQNYFDALDQFDVQKIANYDQAKQEELLQNAGIIRNKLKVKSIVTNAQLFIEIQKEYGSFSRFIWNYVDGQPIKNEVKNYKEAPANTTLSDQISKDLKKRGFKFVGSTIMYAFMQATGMVNDHEVNCFRYDEV; encoded by the coding sequence ATGAAAAAACATAAATGTGGCTGGTGCCTGGGCGATGATCTTTATGAAGCTTACCACGATCAAGAATGGGGAAAACCTGTTTATGACGATCAAACCTTATTTGAATTCTTGATTCTTGAAACCATGCAAGCTGGTTTAAGCTGGATCACTATTTTACGAAAACGCCAAAACTATTTTGATGCACTTGACCAGTTTGATGTTCAAAAAATAGCAAACTACGACCAGGCAAAACAGGAGGAATTACTTCAAAACGCTGGAATCATACGCAATAAATTAAAGGTAAAATCCATTGTGACAAATGCGCAACTATTTATAGAGATTCAAAAAGAATACGGTAGTTTTTCTAGGTTTATATGGAATTATGTAGATGGACAGCCTATAAAAAATGAAGTGAAGAATTATAAAGAAGCACCTGCAAACACAACATTATCAGATCAAATTTCTAAAGATTTAAAGAAACGAGGCTTTAAATTTGTAGGTTCAACGATCATGTATGCTTTTATGCAAGCCACCGGAATGGTAAATGATCATGAGGTAAATTGTTTTAGATACGATGAGGTATAA